The stretch of DNA tgtacagcacaaggaaccaTATTCAAGATCTCATAATAACctattataatggaaaataatctgaaaaaaatatgtatagctgaattactttgctgcacatctgaaactaacataatataaaataatcttacttcaattaaaacattactttttttttttttttttttagcattttaaggCTAGAAGTGAGATTAAGTATCATCTCTTACAATGTCCTTGCTTCACTAGTGAAGCCCGGAGACCCTTATGAGACCACCCAGGTCCCTTGCTGTGTAGGAGACTACCCTGCCTGGCCTTCCTCCAGTCAGCTTACTTTACTGCCCCGGGCCTCCTCGTGTCCCAGGACAAGACAAGGAGAGATGGAGCTCCAGTTCCAGAAGGACAATGAGTTGATAAGAATCCATATCTCCGGGGGCACAACTAAATACCTCTTGGGTAGATGAGCAAAGTCCAGGATAACCAAGCCAGGAAGCTACAATATGCAAATGAGTGGATTGCGGCGTTCCCCCTGATTGGCTAGAGGGGCCCTGATGTCACAATAGGTGGGGTTTCTCCATTCCAAAGGATTGTGTCTcctgccaaaaaataaataaataaataaataaaaacaaaaaaattcactgaCCTGGTTAGACCCTAGCTCCCTCTCTTTGTCCAGACGGAGGCGGCACTATGGAGCCCCTCTATCAGCCCGGTTCCATTCTTATGAAGGTGAACACCTTACAAGGAAAGAAGATGGTGGAGAGCGGCCTCCAGTCTGGGGACTTCTCGCTGCCCCCGTCGTGGTCCTCCAGCCTCCTGCCGCTGGCCGACCTAGAGATCCTGCAGCAGAAGGTGGCCGGGATGCAGCGAGAGCTGGAGGACTTCAAGAAGGAGGCGCTCAGGGCCATCCGCTACCTGGAAGACGCCTTCTGCGAGATGAACGGGGCCCTGGTGCAGCAGGAGGAGCAGGCGGCCCGCGTGAAGCAGCGGCTGCGGGAGGAGGAGGATCGGGGCGTCGTGCGGAACAAGGTCCTCACCTTCCTGCTGCCCCGGGAGAAGCAGCTCCGGGAGCACTGCAAGCGGCTGGAGTTCCTGCTTCTGGGCCGGGGCCGCGACCCCCCTAGCATCCCTGGGAAGATCCAGGCCAAATGAGGCTCCTCCGCGACGAGCCGCCGAGCAGCCCAGTGGGAGATGCGTTTAGCTAGAAGGACACATCCCGAGTCCTGGTCCgtttgctcccctcccccaccccctctctgCGGCTTTCCTTCTGCCTAAATAACACCTTGCTGAGAGGCGAAAAGACCCGTTATGTTCTTTCGGTGAAGCTCTGTCTAACCAGCAGCACCCAAGAAAGAGGCGCCCCAACCCTAAGTCATTGGAAGACACCTGTAACTTCCCCCCTTTAACGGCTTTCCTCTTTGTAATGGTACTATTGCTCAAATGTgtaacatgtttttttttaaccttcttaaACTGATTGTGTCGAACAGATGTAACTTCTTTTAATGACTGCAGGCTCCACGGCTTGTTACTTCATGCATGGTCTGCCGAGAGGGGCGATCGTCCGCCGGAGCACTAAGCGGCCTCAGGTTACTCCTGTGGTCCTCATCCTCGCCTAGCCAGCTTTCCAGCCTGCTTTCACGGTCGGCCGTCCCGTGTCCCTTTGCCGCCTTTGCCCACCTCTGCTTCCTCTCCGTTTGGTCTGCAGCTGGGCCTGAGGGATCCACAAAGGGAATTAGGCTCCAGTAAGCTGGAGTCTtccctggggctttcctggtggctcagagggtaaagcacttgcctgcaatgcaggagacctgggttagatccctgggtcagggaggtcccctggagaaggaaatatcaacccactccagtactcttgcctggaaaatcccatggacagagaagcctggtagactacagtccatgggattgcaaagagtcagacacgactgagcaattgctTACTTGCCTAAGCTGGAGTCAGATGAGCTTAGCACGGGGATGAGGCCACACCTAGAAGGTGGGGCCATAAAGCCCTGAAGCTGATTTTCACGTCTGACCCATGCAGCTGGAGTTGCTATGAAGCCCCACTGTTCATCAGGTGATGTACCCTGATACACAGTATCCCACTTACTCTGATAGCTGTGgtagtgctagttgctcagtcgtgtccgacgctttgcgaccccatggactgtagcccactgaactcctctgtctgtgggattctccaggcaagaatactggaaaagtgaagtcgctcagtcgtgtccgactctttgcgaccccatggactgtagcctatcatgctcctcagttcatggaatttttcaggcaagagtactggaaaagtgaagtcgctcagtcgtgtccgactctttgcgaccccatggactgtagcctatcatgcTCCTCAgttcatgaaatttttcaggcaagagtactggagtgggttgccatttccttctccacgggatcttcccgacccagggattgaacctaggtctcccgcattgtgggcagacactttacagtctgagccactacggaattgctattcccttctctagagggtcttcctgacccaggggctgaatcTGGGtgtctcacattgtaggcagattctttcctatctgagctacaaggaagtACGTACTCCTGTAGGCCCCGTTAGAAGCAAGTGCTGTTGTATTAATTGTGGAGGGTGGGAAGCTGACCCCAGGAAGGTAAGTCCTTCCCCCAAGAGCTCCGGCCTTGAACGTTCAAGGTCACCTGAGCTCATCTGCTGTCCTGCTGCCCCCCCGGGAATCGGATCAGGCTGTCATGGACCTGTTTTTCTGGAGGGCTGAGATTGTCATGTCGGTCTATTGGGTGCTCCTTTGCTGTCACTGTGACTTTTATATTCAATAAGGCTTTCTGTTTCATCCAGTCCTATTTTCTCTCTGGTCCCCCAAAACTCGGCCATGTGGAGGGATTCTCCCCTAAAGAGCAGAGGGAGTGCCTGACGGCCAGGTCAGCCCTTGAGCAGAGTGGGCCTGTCCTCCCAGCTCGAAACCTGCAGCCCGGGCCGTGTCCACTGACAGCCCAGCTCAGTTCCcgcctccctcctttcttccatAGAATCTCTCCAAACAAGGTTTGAAGATCTGCAACACCCAGGCTGGTCTTCAGGAAAGGACCCCAGGCCTGATCCattcttcatggtgacatcaTCTATCAACCATGTACCCTGAAGGGCTTCAACCCTGTACTAACTTTAGTTTCTACTTTGGGAGGTGTCCCTGAAGTGGTAACAATAATGTTAAAACCAGTAAGATTACTGCCTGTACTGCTAATTTATAGTTACCAAGAATATGATGTAGTCAGGGCGCCAGGCTTGTCCCTCTGAAGGCGGGTATTAGTATAACCTTCACCTTAGGattttgagaaaactgaagctcagagaggctcagaaacttgcccagggtcacacagctgataatTGGTAGAGTTAAAGTTTGAACTGAGGAATGTCTAATGCCAGAGGCTGTGCTTCTCACCACTTTGTCTTATTTTTGAAGGCTAAATGCTTCTTGAATGGATAAAATATGAGTGTACTGAAATTGGTGAGgcgagaaagattgaaagctttTGGCAGTGGAGTGTGGGGGGGTTCCTGTGCCCTTCAGCCTTGTAGGGGATgcaggtgtgtgcgtgtgtgtgtttacaaaTGTATTCGAGAAGGAGAACTTGACTGGAAAACCATAAGAAGAGAGTTAAACAATCAGCTGCTCTGTGCAGAGGAAAGTGGATCTAATGTAACTCCTGTGGAAAAGGGTCTGAGGCTTTTGCACGTTCAGCTTGTAATCAGCCTGCTCAGAAATGACGGTGATCACGGGAATCCTAAGACATGGCAAGGTGCTGCCCATGACTGGTGCCCGCCTGACCGCACCCGGGAGGGTCTGTGCTTAGTTCTGGCCCATTTTTCCAGAGGGTCTTAGACAGCCTGGAGTGCCCCCTCTCGAGATCCTGAGGAGTGGGTGTGACCGAAGGACCTGGGGACCTTGGCTGACAAGGTTCGCGGGGACACGTGGTCACACCCTTCCAAACACAGGAAGGCCTGACTGTATCTGGGGCTTGAGGGGCTATGAAATGTcacctctctgtctctgcctccatTAGGAACCAGTTGACGGGTAGACCCAGGAGCCAAGCAAATGGAGATCACCTTTATTGTTGATAAAGCTGTTCAAGAAGGCAGTttacatatgtgaaatagatcaccagtccaggttcgatgcatgagacagggtgatcagggccagtgcactgggacgaccctgagggatgggtgGGAGAGGGACTCAAGgatgggggacatatgtacacccatggctgattcatgtcaaggtatggcaaaaaccaccacaatattgtaaagtaattagcctccaattaaaataaattaatcaatttttttttttaaagaaggcagtTTAGACCCTGTGAGCCAGGTGAGCTGGCTGAGACCTTAGCCCTGAACCTGACGCGGTCTCCAGGCACAGGTGTATGCAGCCGTGACATCTTCCTACTTCCATAAACTGGACAGTGTGGCTTCTCTATGGAGGAATGACTcaagagaggaaggggagagcTGTGCAGGGGCTGAcctttctcccaaatcctccAACTCAGAACGTTACTTCGTGATCCTGGGAGAGGTGTGGGTGGAGGGAAGACAGCCAAGAACACTGCTGGTGGGGAGCCCCCTCCGTAGCAAAAGAGGAGTGGGAAATACGAGTGCCCGTCCTAACAGCGAAAGCGTTAGCCTGAAGCCATATAGTTCCATAGGCTGGCACTAGCGGATATCCACagcaggggacttccctcgtggtcccgtggctaagactctgcactcccagtgcagggggactGGGTcccatccccggtcagggaattagatcgcACATGCTATAATGAGGACTGAAGATCCcctgtgctgcaaccaagaccagaaagaaataaatctatattaaaaatataataacatcGAGTGCTTCCTATGTGTCCATGCAGTTAAGAGCTGACCCAGCAGGTATGAGATGTTCAAACCTTGCATGTTTCAAAGCGCGATCTGGCCCCCTGATTGGCTCCTGGGAGATAACCTCTAAGCCCTTGTAATACTCTGCCTGATAAAAGTGTCTTTGTTTATCTGGGCCCTTAGGTCACACCAGATCATTTATGCTAACAATATGATTTATGTTGGGGACCCTGGGCCAAGCTGTATCAGTCTGACCTCTGAAGAAGCTAGAAACTAAGTAACTAAGGTAAGCCATGGGGGAGTTCTCCATGCCTAGAAATAAACACCCAGAAAAACCCTGGACCACGAGACTcaggtgagcttccctggttgaCAGGACTTCATACCTGTCATCACACATCACTGCTGCGGAAGTTAACCACTGTCTGTACAACTCCACAGGAAGAGGACAACTGGAAGCTTGTGCCTGATCTCTTCTGGACTCCCCCTGTGCTCCTTTGACCTTTGCTGATCTTAATCTGCATCCTTTAGGTCTAataaaccatgctgctgctactgctgctgctgagtcgcttcagtcgtgtccgactctgtgacaccatggactgtagcctgccaggctcctctgtccgtgggattctccatataagagtactggagtggattgccatgccctcctccaggggatcttcccagcctgggtctcctgcattgcaggaagattcctcaccgctgagccagcagggaagcctgtaatAAACCACAGTTGTGTGCAAAACAGCTTTTCCTAGCCTGTGAGCAGTTCTAGTGACTCACCGAACCTTAGGACAGTCTTGGGAACCTATGCTGCCGTGTCAGATGCGCTTGACACTTCATCCATATTATCCTCACAGTAACCTTGTGAGCTAGGTTCTCTTATCCCTGtgacagatgaagaaacggaGGCatggagaggtgaagtgacttgcctagGAGGACCAGCAAGATGTAGCATTCCCTCTCCTGACTACCACCCTCCGCCAAAGGGCAAGAGATTGGAGGAAGGACTGGGAGGTCCTGTGGGGGTGGCCCCATAGTCTTCTGGTTCTAAGGAGGTGATTCATCCTGGAGTAATGAGCAGGAGGAGGTGCTGGAGGAAGAGACAAGAAGTTGGTGGGTTTCCTGTCTGGGAGAGCTCAAGTGCAGATATGCCACGGTGAGTGAGACCGCTGGGACGCCTAGGGTGACTGACTAGTCCTGGTTTAACTGGGACTGTCTCATTAGAGAACTGAAAGTCCCATATGCTAGGAGCCCTCTCAGTTTCTGGGctaactggaatgggttgtcatctGGCATTAGACATAAGCCACCTTGGGGTGATCCGGGTGAGGCTGTGGGTGGGGTGAGTCACAGCAGGCCAGGGCAGGAACGAGCCCTGATCGTCTCTGCCAGGTGAGTGCATCTTGGCTCCCATTTTTAACCAGAGGCAGCAGGAGGGGCTTATCCTTGATTTCATTTCTCCTCCCGGCTCTCAGATCCCTGCCTACCCCCTCAAGCTGGCAAGGAGATTTGAGAGCAAGGCCTTTTCGGAACAGCTTTTGTGATCCTTGTGTAGACAATTGGGATACTCGATAAGGGCGCACCTCCCAGCTGAGACCCTAgtcctggaggacagaggactTCATGGTAGAATCAAGAGCCTGCGGTCTGTGAGCATCACCAAGAAGAGACAGCTCTTTGCAGCTTTGGAAAATGGAGCTCCTCACTCCGACTCTTCTCCTCCCGACCGTAAACAATAAAGTCGAGCAGCCCAACTGCTCACTTTCTTGGAAATTCTAAAACAAATAGAAGACAAAATAACAGATGGCTTTCTCCCTGCCGGTAGCTGTAGTTCTCAAAGGTTCTCTACAAGCTGCAACGCTCCGCTTGCTCTTCTCAAGCACTCCCAGCCGTCAGAGGGCTGCTGAGATCTCAGACTGGTGGCTGCATCTTAGGAAGAACCCGTGGCAGGCAGAGAGTTCTCCCCGGGACCCCGAATCCCATGTCTGCTGCAAGCTGGGACGCTTGGGTGAGCAGCAAGACAGCAGAGATGTGGGAAAGCCAAACACAGAGCGTTTGGCTCGGAGAGGTTACCAACCTCAGCTGCCAACTTCAGTCTTGTCTTTTCTGTTTACCTGACCCCAGAAGAGAGCTCCGAGGGACAACATGGCTGGGAAGAGTCAGGCGGTGTGGGTGGGAAGCAAGAGTTTGCGTTTGGGAATTGGCTTCACAGTACACATTGAATGTTGCCTCCTGATCTGATCCAGTCCACTTGGTACTTCCACGGGTGTGTGGAGAGCTGCAAGCTGTGGAAACCTTTCTGACATTCACCAGGTTTTGACCTTTCCttgttttttcctggaaaaaccaGTTTAGTAGTGTTTCCATGTTGAGTTAGCATTGACCCAGACATTCCACTCCTAGGGATggatccaagagaaatgaaaacatacgtcCACACAAAACTTGGACATGAACATTCATAGAACCCTTCATAATGGCcccaagtgaaagttgctcagccatgtctgactctgtgaccccatggactatacagtccctggaattctccaggccagaatactggagtcagtagcctttcccttctccaggggatcttcccaacccagagatcaaatgcaggtctcccgcactgcaggtggattcttcaaaaaaaaaaaaaaattccgcTCGGTGTAGGTGACTGCATCCTGAATCAGGTTCTCTAGAAACACCTTCAGCACCCTGCGGGTATCCTCATAGATGAGGCCAGAAATACTCTTAACTCCTCCACACTGGGCCAGACGACAGATAGTGAGCTTGGTGATGCCCGGATTATCGCGAAGAACCTTGCGGTGATGCTTAGTGCCACCTTTTCCAAGGCCATTCCCATCCTTGCCACGCCCAGACATGGTAAAGCGGCTGAGAACTTTCAAAACAgcctggattctttaccagctgaaccaccagggaagcccaagaatactgaagtgggtagcccaccccttctctgggggatcttcctgacccaggaattgaactggggtctcctgcattgcaggaggattctttaccagctgagctacgagggaagccccagagtggCCTCATAATGGctccaaagtgaagtgaagtcgctcagtcgtgtctgactctttgcgaccccatggactgtagcctatcaggctcctccatccatgggattttccaggcaagagtactggagtggattgccatttccttctccaggggatgttcccgacccaggagtcgaacctgggtctcccacattgcaggcagatgctttaccgtctgagccaccagggaagctccaaagtGGAACTCAGAGCTCTATCAActgatgaaagaataaataaaatgtggtctatCTATATCTATGCAACACAGTGCTgtttggtaattaaaaaaaaggaacgaAATACAAATCATGATgcaatattatgcttagtgaaagaagccagtcacaaaagaccacacgATACCATTTATATAAATATCCCAAAGAGACAAATCTATAGCGACAGCAAGCAGATCAGTGGGAGCCTGGGGCTATAGCGTTGGAGGAATAGGGAGAGTGACTTCTAATGGGTATGAAGTTTCTTGTTGAAGTGACTAAAGCACTCTAAAACTATAGTGCCCTTTAAATAGGTGAATTGCATGGGATgtgaattatatgtcaataaagttgtttaaaaaataatgtgtaggaacttctctgggggtccagtgattaagactttgatCCCGGttaaggaactaggatcccacatgcctcatggccagaaaaccaaaccaaacaaaaaacccccataaaacagaagcaatattgtaacaaattcaataaagacttcaaaatacTCCAtataaaaagatcttaaaaatataaagtgtaaGTTCAAATACACAGTGGGGGtaaaaaagaagcaatagtaCAATTTATCATTCAAATCCCCTTTAATATTGAGAGATACAAATCAAGACTGCAATTATTGTAAATTGTTTTAGCTTGGATGTTCTAGAGCCACACGGGCTCCCAAGTTTATTTGGGCTATACATGTAAAAGGTGCCCGATTCAGAGACAGGCACATAACAGGGGTATCACAGATGATAATTAAAACAGCAAGTAAGGCACAAAAATGTTGCGAATCAATGTGGTCACCTCCACCATCTAAAAAGCCTCAGGAGCGTGGCAGCAAATATAAGATGCTCTTTCATGCCCAACTGTATGCTTGactcccttctccagttgcagaggAGGTGGAGCTTCTAGAGTGAGACCAAGCCCCGCACCTCCCCCTGACCTGGAAGATATCTCTGATGCGGTAAAGAGCAGCATCAGGGTCAGTTGCCAAAGGGGCTGTTACAGGCTGTCACGTGACTTGCCGTGTGACCTGTCACATGACAGGAGGTGGTAATGTCATGTCTTGCCTCTGGCCTGGCCTCAAAAAGCTTTACTCTGGTGAGATTTCTTGGTTGACTTCTTGCTCATCTCACCTCTTTCCTTTTGAGTTCCTTGCAACAGCAGGAGAGGGTAAGGGATAGGCACGCAGGCTCTGCAGACAAACTAGCCCTCAGTTCTGTATGGCATAGGGATGTTCCTCTGAGGCCTCTCGAAGTGCTGCCCAGTTGAACTTACTGTGATAATGGAAACGTTTTATAATTCTGAGTTGTCAGCACTGTTGTCATCAGCCACGTGTGGCCAGTAAGATTTAGGGGGGAAATGAGctagtttctcagtcatatccgactcttcatgaccccatggactgcagccttccagcctctgtccatgggattctcctggcaagaatactggagtgggttgccatttccttctccaggggatctttctgacccagggatctaaccctgtctcttgcaggcagattctttaccgtctgggttatcagggaagcccaagatttatGAACtggactttaaattttatttaattttaatcagcTGTATGTGGGCAGCTGCTACAGcctcaaagcctcagtttccccacattGCCCAATGTGATATTGATGCTACCTACCTAGTGGGAACGTTGGGTGAGTTAACAGAGGAAATGCAAGTATGGCATGATAACTGACTGAGACTGCATTTACAATTTGAGTCTCTACTCCACATTCAGGCTGTGCTCCCTGCCTCAGGGAGTCTTGTCTGTGGGGCCCCAAACAGATGTTGCCGGAAGCACAAAAAGGCTTGGCATTTGGGCTTGGAAGTGTAAACCATGGAGGGAAATTACACTGTATCAACCCACAGTGCAAGGAGATGGGATTCTGAGTGCAGATGGCAGTGGAAACCAGCTCCAAGGGCAAGGTCGGATCAGGACCCGGGCCTGCTGGTCTACCTCAGCGTCAGAGGAGTACGGGGTCTCAGTCCTCTGGCTGCAGCTGGCTGAGTCTCTCTCTGTTCTCATCGTGGTCACACGGATAAGCACAAGTGGGGGTGCTTTTCGGAGACAGCCAGCATGTTGTCATTCAGAAAAAGTCAAGCCAAAGCTGAGGTTTAAAACCAagatccagggcttccctggtggctcagtggtaaagcatctgcttgtcAAGGCAGGGGACCCCTggtccatccctgatctgggaagagcccacgtgcctcagagcaactaagcccatgtgccccaactatttagcctgggctctagagcccagggagcacaattattgagcccacggaccacaactactgaagctggtgCACCctcaagcctgtgctccacaacaagaggagccacagtgagaagcccacagcaCAGCTAGAGGGTGGCCCCTGCTCggtgtaactagagaaaagcccacagaggcaggaagacccagcacagcacccCCGCCCCAAACTCAATGCTTTAAAACCAAGGTCCAAGTGGAAATGCCACCTTCCTGGAAAGAACCAGGACTCGGGGTGGGGGAGAAGTTGCAGAGTCTGCAGGTCAGAGTTTCCCAGAAACAGAGCCTCCTGGGAGTAAGCGGAAGATTTTCTGTAGTTTACTCTCGAGAGCCCACTGGGTGGGGAGTCCTGCTGGAACAGAGGGGACACCTTGACCCTTGGACATCCATCCTCCTAGAAGAGGTTCTCGAAGGTGCTCTGATGACCTGGGGTGACAGGGAGGAAAGCCCACgtccctgaggctcagagaaaggaaagaagctgGTTCCAGTGTCCTTGGCTTGTCTGTCACCATCCTGTATGGCTACAGCTCCAGGAGGGGGCACGGTCCCATTTCTGGGTTTGACAGTTCTGGTGGAGT from Bos mutus isolate GX-2022 chromosome 19, NWIPB_WYAK_1.1, whole genome shotgun sequence encodes:
- the CCDC182 gene encoding coiled-coil domain-containing protein 182 — its product is MEPLYQPGSILMKVNTLQGKKMVESGLQSGDFSLPPSWSSSLLPLADLEILQQKVAGMQRELEDFKKEALRAIRYLEDAFCEMNGALVQQEEQAARVKQRLREEEDRGVVRNKVLTFLLPREKQLREHCKRLEFLLLGRGRDPPSIPGKIQAK